In a single window of the Pyrococcus sp. NA2 genome:
- the hycI gene encoding hydrogenase maturation peptidase HycI, which translates to MIILRIVICCIGNELQGDDAFGILVYRKLKDVVKEEAVILNCGTVPENYLGKIVDLKPDLVIFVDAVDFGGKPGEIIMADPEETMGEAMSTHNLPLKVLTNFIKKNTNAKVILIGCQPKDIGLFMEVSKEVREAVDKAFNYIIKLLS; encoded by the coding sequence GTGATCATCTTGAGGATTGTTATCTGTTGCATAGGAAATGAACTTCAGGGTGATGATGCATTTGGAATCTTGGTCTATAGGAAGCTCAAAGATGTCGTTAAGGAAGAAGCAGTAATTTTGAACTGTGGGACCGTTCCTGAGAATTACCTTGGAAAGATAGTCGATTTAAAGCCAGATCTAGTAATCTTTGTTGATGCGGTTGACTTTGGTGGCAAACCAGGAGAGATAATAATGGCTGATCCTGAGGAAACCATGGGAGAGGCGATGTCAACTCATAACTTGCCCCTGAAGGTTTTAACGAACTTCATAAAGAAGAATACCAATGCAAAAGTAATACTAATAGGATGCCAGCCAAAAGATATTGGCCTGTTCATGGAGGTTAGCAAAGAGGTTAGGGAGGCAGTTGACAAGGCATTTAATTACATAATTAAGTTATTATCTTGA
- the mobA gene encoding molybdenum cofactor guanylyltransferase MobA: protein MLGVVLAGGKSRRFGIDKLLYKVNGKPLILHTIERLEMSREINEIVIVAAPWNKETMKSFGYEVVVDDLLLGPISGVYTALSLGDSFIVGGDMPSLIPEFIDYIIKEFNNYGKIVCVPRWENGYLEPLHAAYSKKFREILEERIKRGLYKLGDAIIVSNPCYIRIEDIPVEWRVSFFNVNRKEDLKIIT from the coding sequence ATGCTTGGGGTAGTCCTTGCTGGAGGAAAAAGTAGGAGATTTGGTATAGACAAGCTACTTTACAAGGTGAATGGGAAACCCTTAATTTTACATACCATAGAGAGACTTGAAATGAGCAGGGAAATAAATGAGATAGTGATAGTGGCCGCTCCCTGGAACAAGGAAACCATGAAAAGTTTTGGTTATGAGGTTGTGGTTGATGATCTACTCTTGGGTCCAATTTCCGGGGTATATACGGCTCTTTCCTTGGGAGATTCGTTTATTGTTGGAGGGGACATGCCTTCATTAATTCCAGAATTCATTGATTACATAATTAAAGAATTCAATAATTATGGAAAAATTGTGTGCGTTCCGAGATGGGAGAATGGTTATTTAGAACCTCTTCACGCTGCATACTCAAAGAAATTTCGAGAAATTCTTGAAGAGAGAATTAAGAGAGGACTTTATAAGCTTGGAGATGCAATAATTGTCTCAAATCCCTGCTATATTAGAATTGAGGATATCCCAGTGGAGTGGAGAGTGAGCTTTTTCAACGTTAACAGGAAGGAAGATCTCAAGATAATAACTTAA
- a CDS encoding P-loop NTPase — protein sequence MQIAVSGGKGGTGKSTVAVNIAVELAKKFKLVLADLDVEAPNDHILLGVNLGNEREVHQFMPKFDYSKCIKCRKCAEVCEEHAIVTLKDGTPFLMPTLCSGCRACEIVCPVPGAIQEGSRLIGHTYVTETPYNFILVTGKLREGEERSMPLVVATKRRVKELSWDLLIVDTAAGTGNTVSKAIEGSELLIAVTEPTPLGIHDTELILELGRLMEIETWVVINRSDLGDVNEVYRRAERYGAEVIAEIPYSENIVKTYVSGTPIVTTNFPEAEIFRKIADKIYNFLR from the coding sequence ATGCAAATAGCCGTCAGTGGCGGTAAAGGTGGAACGGGAAAGTCAACGGTTGCCGTTAACATAGCCGTTGAGTTAGCTAAGAAGTTTAAATTGGTTCTTGCGGATCTTGATGTTGAAGCTCCCAACGATCACATTCTCCTCGGCGTAAATCTAGGGAACGAGAGAGAAGTTCACCAATTCATGCCAAAGTTCGACTATTCTAAGTGCATAAAGTGCAGGAAATGTGCAGAGGTTTGTGAGGAACATGCCATAGTTACGCTCAAAGATGGAACACCATTCCTCATGCCAACCCTCTGCTCAGGTTGCAGGGCCTGCGAGATAGTCTGTCCAGTACCGGGAGCGATACAGGAGGGATCCAGATTAATAGGACATACTTACGTAACCGAGACACCATACAACTTCATCCTTGTCACCGGAAAGCTTAGGGAAGGAGAAGAAAGATCGATGCCATTGGTTGTGGCCACTAAGAGGAGAGTGAAGGAACTTTCTTGGGATCTACTTATAGTTGACACAGCGGCTGGAACGGGAAATACTGTTTCAAAGGCAATAGAGGGATCAGAGTTACTTATAGCCGTTACGGAGCCAACACCACTCGGAATTCATGACACGGAACTCATACTTGAGCTAGGTAGGCTCATGGAAATCGAGACGTGGGTGGTGATAAACAGATCGGATCTTGGAGATGTTAATGAAGTCTACAGAAGGGCTGAGAGATATGGAGCCGAGGTGATAGCTGAGATACCTTACAGCGAGAACATAGTGAAAACCTACGTTTCTGGAACCCCAATAGTCACGACGAATTTCCCTGAGGCTGAGATCTTTAGAAAGATAGCCGATAAGATTTACAACTTCCTGAGGTGA
- a CDS encoding P-loop NTPase, translating to MQIVIASGKGGVGKSSITASLLYLLKDDYRLIAVDADAEAPNLGLLLGVTNWEEEREHVGAKIARINPETCIRCGICRERCPYECIYMDEYGNYVVNELTCEGCNVCGLVCPVPGTITLEQVRSGVIRKATTKYGFPIISAQLDVGRPESGKLVTEEKEWASRIMKEQGLEHMIVDSAAGIGCQVIASVGGADVAILIAEPTPASLSDVQRVYKVVQHFHEPAYLIVNKADINPGFTKLREWAESEGIPILGEIPYDSSIPKSMSMLKPFVEAFPDSKASKAIREVAEVIKEEIIRG from the coding sequence ATGCAGATCGTGATTGCTAGCGGAAAGGGAGGAGTTGGTAAGAGCTCGATAACCGCATCACTCTTGTATCTACTCAAGGATGATTATAGGTTGATAGCCGTGGATGCGGATGCAGAGGCACCAAACTTAGGCCTACTCCTGGGAGTTACTAATTGGGAAGAAGAGAGAGAACATGTAGGGGCAAAGATAGCCAGGATAAACCCTGAGACCTGCATAAGATGTGGAATCTGTCGAGAGAGGTGTCCCTATGAGTGCATCTACATGGATGAGTATGGAAACTACGTTGTTAACGAACTAACCTGCGAAGGTTGCAATGTGTGTGGTTTGGTCTGTCCAGTCCCTGGAACTATAACACTGGAGCAGGTAAGATCAGGGGTCATCAGAAAGGCCACAACTAAGTACGGATTTCCAATAATCTCGGCCCAGCTTGACGTTGGGAGGCCCGAGAGTGGGAAATTGGTCACCGAGGAGAAGGAGTGGGCGAGCAGGATTATGAAGGAGCAGGGGCTTGAGCATATGATAGTGGATTCAGCGGCTGGAATAGGTTGCCAAGTCATAGCCAGCGTCGGTGGAGCTGACGTGGCAATACTAATAGCGGAACCAACACCTGCATCTTTAAGTGATGTTCAAAGGGTTTACAAGGTGGTTCAACACTTCCACGAGCCAGCTTACTTAATAGTTAACAAGGCTGATATAAATCCAGGATTTACAAAACTTAGAGAGTGGGCGGAAAGTGAGGGGATTCCAATTCTTGGAGAGATTCCGTATGATTCATCAATTCCCAAGAGCATGTCAATGCTTAAACCATTCGTAGAGGCTTTTCCTGATTCG